The Paenibacillus amylolyticus genome contains the following window.
TGTATATACTGACGGTACGTGAAGAGATTCGCAACCCTTCTAAATGGAGCAGATACGTAATTTTGGGGCTTCCACACCGCATCTGGTGGTCGTAAAAATGATAACGAATACGCTTCATAACCTCGTCTTTGCGGTTCTGCCGCTTGCCGGTTCGGTCCATTCGCCATTTGTAATATCCGCTCCGTGATACTTGAAAGGTTCTGCACATCTTCTCCAAAGGAAACTCGGAGCGATGGTCTTCTACAAACTGAAATCTTAGCTCTTTGGTTTGCTGAAGATGTGCACTGCTTTTTTTACAATCGCCAGTTCTTCTTGTGTATCCGCAAGCGTGTGCTCTTTCTCTTGAAGCAACCGACGCATCTCTTGAAGCTCTGCTTCCAGTTCCTTCACTCGATCTACGCTAGCAACAGGCTCATGTTTTAGTTCGCGGTACTTACTCATCCATTGGTGTAACGTACTTTTTGGAATGTTGAGTTCTTCTGCCAAATCTCCAAGTGTCTTTGTCTGCTCTTGAATGAATTTGACCGTTTGTTTCTTGAATTCTTCG
Protein-coding sequences here:
- a CDS encoding transposase, whose product is MGEQRQRYNEEFKKQTVKFIQEQTKTLGDLAEELNIPKSTLHQWMSKYRELKHEPVASVDRVKELEAELQEMRRLLQEKEHTLADTQEELAIVKKAVHIFSKPKS